The proteins below are encoded in one region of Coffea arabica cultivar ET-39 chromosome 4c, Coffea Arabica ET-39 HiFi, whole genome shotgun sequence:
- the LOC140004711 gene encoding uncharacterized protein, with the protein MTLVEFAYNNSYYSSIQMASYEALYGRKCSSPIYWDEVGEKKILDPTIIPWMEDAQEKIKSIRQRLQAAQSRQKSYADNRRKDLEFEVGDHVFLKISPLRSVTAGRGKKLQSRFVGPFSIL; encoded by the coding sequence ATGACGTTAGTGGAGTTCGCCTACAATAACAGTTACTATTCATCGATCCAAATGGCATCGTATGAAGCTCTTTATGGGCGAAAGTGCAGTTCGCCAATatactgggatgaagtaggagaaaAGAAGATCTTAGACCCTACTAtcattccttggatggaggatgccCAAGAAAAAATCAAGTCAATCCGTCAGAGACTCCAGGCAGCtcaaagtcgccaaaagagctacgcagataaTCGAAGGAAAGATCTGGAATTTGAAGTCGGAGACCATGTTTTCCTTAAGATTTCCCCGTTGCGGAGTGTCACTGCTGGcagaggaaagaaactccaaTCTAGGTTCGTAGGACCCTTCTCGATTCTTTAA